The Plantactinospora sp. KBS50 sequence ACCGCGTACGAGAAATTCCAGTGGCCCCGGCTCGACGAGTTCAACTGGGCGCTGGACTGGTTCGACGTGGTGGCCCGGGACAACGACCGCACGGCGCTGTGGATCGTCGAGGCCGACGGGAGCGAACGGCGCTTGTCGTACCGGGAGCTGTCGCACCGGTCCGACCAGGTGGCGACCTGGCTGCGCGCCCAGGGGGTACGCGCCGGCGACCGGCTGCTGCTCATGCTCGGCAACCAGCTCGAACTGTGGGAGACGATCCTCGCCGCGATGAAGCTGCGGGCCGTGCTGATCCCGGCGACCCCGCTGCTCGGCCCGGCCGACCTGGCCGACCGGATCGTCCGGGGCGCCGTCGGGCACGTGGTGACCGGCGTGGCGGACGTGGCCAAGTTCGCCGACGTACCGGGGGACTACACCCGGATCGCCGTCGGCGGCCCGGGCGGCGGTCCCGGCCCGGGCGGCGAGCCCAGTACCGGCGGTCCCGGCCCGGGCGGCGGTCCCGGCTGGCGGCCGTACGCCGAGGCGTACCAGGAGCCGGCCGGCTTCACGCCCGACGGGGTGACCCGGGCGGACGACCCGCTGCTGCGCTACTTCACCTCCGGCACCACCGCGCGGCCCAAGCTGGTCGAGCACACCCACGCGTCGTACCCGGTCGGCCATCTGTCCACGATGTACTGGATCGGGCTGCGGCCGGGCGACGTCCACCTGAACATCTCCTCGCCCGGTTGGGCCAAGCACGCCTGGAGCAGCGTGTTCGCGCCGTGGAACGCCGAGGCCACGGTCTTCGTGTACAACTACGGCCGGTTCGACCCGGCGGCCCTGCTGAGCCAGCTCGACCGCTGCGGGGTGACCAGCTTCTGCGCGCCGCCGACCGTGTGGCGGATGATGATCCAGGCGGACCTGAGCCGGCTGCGTACCCCGCCGGCCATCGTGGTCGGTGCGGGAGAACCGCTCAACCCCGAGGTGATCGAGCAGGTCCGCTCGGCCTGGGGGATCACCATCCGGGACGGGTACGGCCAGACCGAGACCACCGCCCAGATCGGCAACCCGCCGGGCCAGCCGGTCAAGCCCGGCTCGATGGGCCGGCCGCTGCCCGGGTACGCGGTCGCGCTGGTGGACCCGGTCACCGGGCGTCCCGGCGACGACGGTGAGGTGTGCCTGGACCTGTCCCGGCGGCCGACCGCGCTGATGACCGGCTACCACGGCGACCCCGAACTGACCGGCACCGCGATGGCCGACGGCTACTACCACACCGGCGACATCGCGGCCCGGGACGCCGAGGGCTACCTGAGCTACGTGGGCCGCACCGACGACGTGTTCAAGGCGTCCGACTACCGGATCTCCCCGTTCGAGTTGGAAAGCGTACTGCTGGAGCACGAGGCGGTGGCCGAGGCGGCCGTGGTGCCGTCGCCCGACCCGGTCCGGCTCGCGGTGCCGAAGGCGTACGTGGTGCTGACGTCGGGCTGGCAGCCGACCGAGGAGACCGCGCGGGCGATCTTCGCGTACTCGCGCCGCCGGCTGGCACCGTACCTGCGGATCCGCCGGCTTGAGTTCGCCGACCTGCCGAAGACCATCTCGGGCAAGATCCGCCGCACCGAACTGCGCGGCGCCGAGCGGGACCGGCACGCGGCGGCCGATGCCCGGCCGGCCGGCGAGTACCGCGAGGAGGACTTCGCCTGATTGTCCACAGCGGACGAACCGGCGAAGGTGAGCGGCCTTCCCCGGTGCGCCCGCGGGGCCGGCAGGGTAGGTTTGGCGGCATGGCCGCCGCGTTCGCACCCGCCTGCGGGGTGACGCGCTGGCTCATGCGGACGGCCGCGGCGCTGGCGATGACCGCCTTCACGGCCGCGATCCTCGCGCTCAGCGCCGGTGCGGCGCCGCCGGGATCGGCCATCGTGGATCCGGCCGGCGCGCCGGACCACTCGCCGGCAGTCGTCCTGGCCGGCCCCCCGCTCACCGTCGGGCCGGTCGCCCCGGCCGGCGGCGCCGTCCGGCCGGCGAACGTGACGCTCGCCGCCGCGGCCGCCCGGGACCTCGACACCGCGCCGATCACGACCGTCGCCGCCGACCCGGCCGCGGCGCCGGCCCCGGTGCTCGACGCCGCCGCTCCGGCCGGCATCGCCCCGGTCCGGCACACCGCCGGCACGACGTCGCCGAACGTCCACGGCGAACGCGCCCCACCCACTCGCTGAGGCGTACCGGCCCGACCCCGCTCGGTCCCCGCCCGCTGCCGCCGCGGACCCGGCCCTCCCGCCGGTCCCGGCCTTCGTGGATGACCACCGGGATGACCACCGCCAACCGCCGGTCCGGTACGCCCGTCGTGCGCCCCGCCCCGTCCCGCGCTCGATCGCCCCCGAGGTGCCCCCATGAAGACCGTCCTGTCCCTCGTCCTGCCCGACATGCCGCGCGCGGCTGCCATCTGGATCGTTCTCCTGCTGCTCGGCCTGGCCGCGATGGTCGCCCTGGTCGTCCAACCCGCCCGGTCGCGCCGGGCCGAGGCGGCCGACGAACCGGTTCCGCTCGACGACGAGCAGCAGGACCTGCTGCGCTACGCCGACGAGGTGGCCGTGGCGGCCGACCGGGCGGCCGCGACCGCCCGGCAGGCCCGGGAGGCGTGGTCGGCGGCCCAGGACGAGGTCGAGTCCGCCTGGCAGGCGTACCGGGCCGCGGAGAAGGCGCTGGAACCGGTCCGCGCGGCGGCCGCGCTGCCGGCCCCGTGCACCCCGCAGACCCCGGCCGAGTACGCCGACCGCGAGCGGTACCTGCACCGCGCGGTGATCGCCGCACACTGGCGGGGCGAGCTGTCGGTGAGCCGGCTCACCGACGCGCTCGCGCACCGGGCCGGCTGGGACCCGCGACTGCATCCCTTCGACCAGGAACGGCACCTGCTCCAGGTCATCCGGGACGACCTGCTGGCCGGGCACCAGGCGGCGGCCGAGCGGGAGCGCGCGGCGTGGCAGCAGGCCGAGCGGTCGGCCGAGGCCGCCCGCAGCCTGCGGGCCGAGGCGGCCCGCGCCACGGCGCGGGCCACCCGCCCGGCGCGCGGCGGGGACCTGATGGCGGAGCTGCTGGCCACGGCGGCGCCGGAGCCGACCGCGGGTACGCCGTCCGGGCCGGTGGGTGCACCGTCCGGGCCGGCCGGTACGTCCCGCCCGGCGGCGGGCCGGCTGCGTGCCGCGCGGGCCGGCTGACCCCTGTGCGGCGCGGCTGCGCGCCGCGCGGGCCGGCTGACCCCTGTGCGGCGCGGCTGCGTGCCGCGCGGGCCGGCTGACCCCTGTGCGGCGCGGCTGCGTGCCGCGCGGGCCGGCTGACTCCTGCGCGGCGCGGCTGCGCGTCGCGCCGGCCGGCCGACTCTGCGTGCGGCGGCGGTCGGCGCCCGGTCAGCCGCCGCTGGCCGCCGGGGAGGCCGTGCCGCGCAGCACCGGCAGCACGGGCGAACTGCCGAGCACCCGGCGGTCGGCGTCCAGCGCGTCGGCGGCCAGATAGGCCGGGACGTCCGGGATGGGCAGGGCGGTCTCGAACCCGGTCCGGTCGACCTCGGCCAGCATGCCCAACGAACCGGGCTGCGCTCCGCCGCGGACCCTCCAGCGCCGCACGTCGGTGGCGCCGTTCCAACTCGCGTACACGGTCGCGGCCGGTCCGTCCAGGTTCACCGCCACGGCGGGCGGCTCGGGCGGCGTACCCGACCAGGCGAACCGGTAGGCGCGGTAGGAGACGTTGTCGGCCGGCAGGTTGCCGGCGAACCGCACCGTTCCGTCGGCCGCGTGCTCCGAGAAGTACGGCCGGGCGCCCCACCCGATGAACGACGCATCGCCGGTCAGCTCCTGCAGGTTGCCCTGACTGGCCGCGAGCAGCCGGTCCGGATGCAGCATCTGCCGGACCAGGGTGGCGGTCCGGGCCTGCTCGTCGACGTCCAGTACCAGGCCACGGGACCAGGTGGCGTCCTCGGTGATCCCCGCCCCGTTGTCGAACAGCCCGATCGTGCCGTCGTGGCGCAGCCGCACGTCGTGCTGCCAGGAGAACGCCGCGTCCGTGTCGAGCTGGAAGTCGCTGCGGGGCCCGCCGAGCCGCCAGCGGATCCGGCCGGTGGCCCGTTCGATCTTGTACACCGTCCAGGTGTGCCGGGCGGACACCAACAGGTCACCGTCCCGGTCCACCGCCACGGCGTTGGCGTGGAAGAAGTCGTACGGCGATCCGGCCCGCTCGCCGCCGGGCAGTGGCGCCCGCGACTCGGCCAGTTCCACGTGCTCCAGCGCCCGCCACCGCCACAGGGTGCGGCCGGTCTCCAGGTCCACCTCCTGAAGGACGGCGTCGTAGACGGCGCCGGCGGCCGGCCCGCCGAGCGCGGACAGGTCGGCATCGACCGCCGGGCAGGTGAAGAAGAGCGCCGTGCCCTGCTCGGTGAGCACGAGTTCGTGCTGGTCGGCGGGCTCGCCGCCGGCTCCGCGCAGGCGGTGCAGCTCCCGGTAGGAGGTGTCCGCGATGACGAACTCGCCGGCGCCGATCCCGAGGGTGTGGTCGATGATCCCTTCCCACCAGGTGAGCACCGGGGCGTCGTTCAGGTGCTGCATCCGTGCGTCCGTGGCCACCTCGGCCGGCGCGGCAACCTGCCGGAACCAGACCGGGTCGCCGGACGCGTCCACGATCAGCGGGCCGCGCCCACCGGCGCCGGCGGCCGGGGTGAGGAAGACCAGACCACCGTCGCTGCCCGCACCGGTCGTGATGGTCACCACCGGCACGGACAGGTCGGGTCGGGAGACGTACCGGTGCAGTGGTGGAGTGTCCGCTGCCGGCCCCTCGGCGCTCGGGTTGCCGCGTTGGCCGAGCAGGTAGCCGGTGCCGCCACCGACCGCGGCCGCCGCCACGGCGCCGCCGCCGGCCAACAACCGCCGCCGGCTCAGGCGCGGTCGGCTCGGGCGCTGTCGGTCCGGCGGATCCGGTGGCCCGCCACGGGCGCTCCGCCGATCAGCCGGGGGGTCGGCCGGGGCGTGCTCGCTCATTCCGAAGAGACTGCCCCGTGCAACTGGGCATCAACCACAAGATTTGCTGTGTGTTTCTTGGGAGTCCGGGACGAGCCCGTCGTCCGGTGCCACCCCGGGGTTGACGGGACGGCGGCGGTGCCGGTCCGCCGCCGTCCCGCCAGCGGGGGTGGTCAGGCGACCCCGACGGGCCGGAACTGGACGCTGACCCGTGGGCCGACCGGGCGGGCGGTCTTCGGAACCGCGTGCTCCCAGGTGCGTTGGCAGGATCCGCCCATCACCACCAGATCGCCGTGGCCGAGCAGGAAGCGCCGGCTCTCCCCACCGCCACGCGGCCGTAGCAGCAGGGGGCGCGGTGCGCCGAACGAGACGATCGCGACCATGGTGTCCAGATAGGCCGACCGGCCGCGGGTGTCGCCGTGCCAGGCGACGCTGTCCCGCCCGTCGCGGTAGAGACACAGGCCGGCGGTGACGAACGGCTCGCCCAACTCGCGCAGGTAGTGCTCGGTGAGCCGGTTGCGCGCGTCGGTGAGCACGGGATGGGGCAGCCGGTCGCGGCCGTCATACCAGCACAGAAGCCGGGGAACGGCCACGTCGTTGTCGTACATCGTGCGCCGTTCGGCCCGCCACGGGACGTCGCTGAGCAGGGTGCGCAGCACCGCGTCGGAGCCGCGGACCCAGCCGGCCAGGTGGTCGACCCAGGCGCCGTCGGTGAGCTCGTGGCGGCGGACCCGGCCGGCCAGCCAACCCAGCCGGGCGCCGCGCTCGTCGTCGAGGTCGAGCATCGAGGGTTGGTACGCCAGGGAGGTCATGCGGATCACCCTACCCCGGCTTTCGAACTTGTGTTCGACGAATCGCCGGACCGTCCGGTAGGTCGGCATCCGCGGCGCGGGTGTGGTCGCGGCCGCTGGTCGGGGTGCCGTGCGCGGTGTCGCGCGAGGGTGTGACGGGTCCTTTCGATCGGAAATGCGATTGCCGGTACGAAGGGAACGGTCGTACGGTTATCGGGCAGGTTCAACCGTTGGGGAAAGCGGGGGGCGCACGATGTGGTGCGGATGGACGAGCGGTTCGCCCGCTCCGGCCGTCGATCGGTCCGACGTGGCTCGGCACGCCTCTGGGCTGCTCGGATTGGCGGCCTGGGTGGCGGTGGAGGTCGGGTAGCCAGCGCCCGCCGCCAACCGCGAGCCGCCCGTCCGTACGCACGGAGGGCGGCTTTTTGGGTATCTAAAAATTGAACATAGTCAATTGTTGAGCCTCGCGGGGGGAACGGGGGGAGCCGGGCCGGGAAACAGGGTGGGGCAGCCCGTTCCCGGTCCGGTTCGCGGGCGCCGCCGGGTGTGGGGTCAGGCCGGCCTGATGTACGACAGGGCGGCCCCGACCACCTCACCGAGCGGCCGGTCGGGGTGGTCCATCCAGTGCTGGATCGCGGTGCGCAGCGCGTTGAGGAAGGTGGCGGCCAGGACCCGGGACCGGAGCGTGGCGTCCGGCCGGCCCGGCATCCGGTGCAGCAGCTCGGTGGCCAGGTCCCGCTCGACGGCGCCGTACATGGAGATCTGCTGTGCGGCCAGGCCGGGATGGTTGCCGACGAGCCGGCGCCGGGTGAACCACTCCGGTTCCCGTGCGGCCTCGGCGGCGAGCCGCTCGGCGGCGTGCCGGAGTGCCGTCCACGGCTCCTCGCTCTGCGGCCGGCTCCGGACCAAGTCGATCACCGAGCGCAGCCGGACCAGGTCGGCGTGCAGCAGCGCCTCCTCCTTGCTGGCGAAGTAGTTGGAGAAGGTCCGCCGGGACACCTCCGCGGCGTCGGCTATCGCCTCCACGGTCACCCGGTCCAGGCCCTGCTCGATGGCCAGTCGAAGCGCGGCCTCGTGCAGCGCCTGCCGGGTGGCGGCCTTCTTGCGCTCCCGTAGCCCGAGCCTGTCGTCCACGTCGGCAGTCTAGAGCCGAGGTGACGGTGTTCTCACTGAGCAAACTTGCACAGCAGGCAAGTTTGTGGAAACTTGTGTGAGGCAACCAAGTTTCCGAGGAGGCGGCGTGGCCAACCCCAGCACCGCGGCCCAGGCGGAACTGGTCGACCGCATGCGCGACCTCACCCGGCTCGCCCGCCAGGTCCGGCAGCGCCGCACCGGGGCCAGCACCGCCGTACCCGGCGGCACGCTCGAAACCCTCGCCCACCTCGGCCAGATCGTGGACCGACCAGCCGGCTGCCACGCCAAGGAACTGGCCGTCGTCGCCGGCCTCGACCCGTCCACCGTGAGCCGGGCGGTGGCAGCGCTCGTCGCCGACGGCCTCGTCGAGCGCCACCCCGACCCGGCCGACCGGCGAGCCAGCGTGCTGGTCCTCACCGAAACCGGCCGGGCCGCGCTGGCCGCGGCCCAGCGCTGGTACGGCGACCTGCTCGACCGGGCACTCGCCGGCTGGCGACCCGAGGAGATCGACAACCTCACCCGGGCGCTCCACCGGCTCACCACGGACATCCACCAAGCCCTCGAAGACGAACCCCGAATCCCCGACCTGGAGGCCGCGCGATGAGCGCCCCGACCGCAACCACCACCGCGCAGCACGCGGAGCCGATGAGCCACCGGCAGATCCTGGAGGCGCTCAGCGGCCTGCTGCTGGTGCTCTTCGTCGCCCTGCTCAGCAGCACCGTGGTCTCCACCGCGCTGCCCCGGATCATCGGGGCGCTGCACGGCTCGCAGACCCAGTACACCTGGGTGGTCACCGCGACCCTGCTCACCGCCACCGCGACCACCCCCATCTGGGGCAAGCTGGCCGACCTGTTCAACAAGAAGGCGCTCGTCCAGATCTCCATCGTGGTCTTCGTCCTCGGCTCCGCCGTGGCCGGACTCAGCCAGAGCGCCGGACAGCTCATCGCGGCCCGCGCCTTCCAGGGCATCGGCGTCGGCGGCCTGCAGGCCCTGGTCCAGGTCGCCATCGCCGCGATGATCCCGCCCCGGGAACGCGGCAGGTACAACGGCTACCTCGGCGGGGTGATGGCACTGGCCACCGTGGGCGGCCCGCTGCTGGGCGGCCTCATCGTGGACACCTCCTGGCTCGGCTGGCGCTGGTGCTTCTTCGTCGGCGTCCCGGTCGCCATCGTCGCGCTGATCGTGCTCCAGGCCACCCTGCACCTGCCCACCATCCGCCGGGACAACGTGAAGATCGACTACCTGGGCGCCAGCCTGATCGCCGCGGGCGTGAGCGTGCTGCTCATCTGGGTCTCCTTCGTCGACAACTCGTTCGACTGGTTCTCCTGGCAGACCGCCGCCATGGTGGGCGCCTCGCTGCTCCTGCTCGCCCTCGCCGTACTCGTCGAATCCCGCGCGGCCGAACCCGTCGTACCCCTGAAGATCGTCCGCGAACGCACCACCGCGCTGGCCATCCTGGCGAGCGTCGCGGTCGGCATGGCGATGTTCGGCGGCGCCGTCTTCCTCGGCCAGTACTTCCAGATCGGCCGCGGCTACAGCCCGACCGAGGCCGGCCTGCTCACCATCCCGCTGATGGCCGGCGTACTGGGCGCCTCCATCGTCGCCGGCCAACTGATCACCCGTACCGGCCGGATCAGGCCGTACATCATCACCGGCCTGGTCGTCCTGGCCGCCGGCTTCGCGATGCTCGGCACCATCGACCACCAGACCTCACTGGTCTACGTCGGCGCCGGCATGTTCCTGGTCGGCGTGGGCGTCGGCATGAGCATGCAGAACCTGGTGCTGGCCGTCCAGAACACGGTGGCGCTGCGCGACATCGGCGCGGCCAGTTCGACCGTGGCGTTCTTCCGCTCCCTCGGCGGCGCCATGGGCGTATCCGTGCTCGGCGCCGTGCTCGCCCACCGGGTCACCGACCGGATCACCCACGACCTGAGCGCCGCCGGCATCCCCGCCGACGGATCCAGCGGCGGTGGCACGCTGGACCTCGCCTCCCTGCCGGCACCGATCGCG is a genomic window containing:
- a CDS encoding AMP-binding protein yields the protein MGNSGTDAFRAARDFLLTHREDYATAYEKFQWPRLDEFNWALDWFDVVARDNDRTALWIVEADGSERRLSYRELSHRSDQVATWLRAQGVRAGDRLLLMLGNQLELWETILAAMKLRAVLIPATPLLGPADLADRIVRGAVGHVVTGVADVAKFADVPGDYTRIAVGGPGGGPGPGGEPSTGGPGPGGGPGWRPYAEAYQEPAGFTPDGVTRADDPLLRYFTSGTTARPKLVEHTHASYPVGHLSTMYWIGLRPGDVHLNISSPGWAKHAWSSVFAPWNAEATVFVYNYGRFDPAALLSQLDRCGVTSFCAPPTVWRMMIQADLSRLRTPPAIVVGAGEPLNPEVIEQVRSAWGITIRDGYGQTETTAQIGNPPGQPVKPGSMGRPLPGYAVALVDPVTGRPGDDGEVCLDLSRRPTALMTGYHGDPELTGTAMADGYYHTGDIAARDAEGYLSYVGRTDDVFKASDYRISPFELESVLLEHEAVAEAAVVPSPDPVRLAVPKAYVVLTSGWQPTEETARAIFAYSRRRLAPYLRIRRLEFADLPKTISGKIRRTELRGAERDRHAAADARPAGEYREEDFA
- a CDS encoding arylsulfotransferase family protein, with the translated sequence MLAGGGAVAAAAVGGGTGYLLGQRGNPSAEGPAADTPPLHRYVSRPDLSVPVVTITTGAGSDGGLVFLTPAAGAGGRGPLIVDASGDPVWFRQVAAPAEVATDARMQHLNDAPVLTWWEGIIDHTLGIGAGEFVIADTSYRELHRLRGAGGEPADQHELVLTEQGTALFFTCPAVDADLSALGGPAAGAVYDAVLQEVDLETGRTLWRWRALEHVELAESRAPLPGGERAGSPYDFFHANAVAVDRDGDLLVSARHTWTVYKIERATGRIRWRLGGPRSDFQLDTDAAFSWQHDVRLRHDGTIGLFDNGAGITEDATWSRGLVLDVDEQARTATLVRQMLHPDRLLAASQGNLQELTGDASFIGWGARPYFSEHAADGTVRFAGNLPADNVSYRAYRFAWSGTPPEPPAVAVNLDGPAATVYASWNGATDVRRWRVRGGAQPGSLGMLAEVDRTGFETALPIPDVPAYLAADALDADRRVLGSSPVLPVLRGTASPAASGG
- a CDS encoding alpha-ketoglutarate-dependent dioxygenase AlkB, with translation MTSLAYQPSMLDLDDERGARLGWLAGRVRRHELTDGAWVDHLAGWVRGSDAVLRTLLSDVPWRAERRTMYDNDVAVPRLLCWYDGRDRLPHPVLTDARNRLTEHYLRELGEPFVTAGLCLYRDGRDSVAWHGDTRGRSAYLDTMVAIVSFGAPRPLLLRPRGGGESRRFLLGHGDLVVMGGSCQRTWEHAVPKTARPVGPRVSVQFRPVGVA
- a CDS encoding TetR/AcrR family transcriptional regulator, with amino-acid sequence MDDRLGLRERKKAATRQALHEAALRLAIEQGLDRVTVEAIADAAEVSRRTFSNYFASKEEALLHADLVRLRSVIDLVRSRPQSEEPWTALRHAAERLAAEAAREPEWFTRRRLVGNHPGLAAQQISMYGAVERDLATELLHRMPGRPDATLRSRVLAATFLNALRTAIQHWMDHPDRPLGEVVGAALSYIRPA
- a CDS encoding MarR family winged helix-turn-helix transcriptional regulator; the encoded protein is MANPSTAAQAELVDRMRDLTRLARQVRQRRTGASTAVPGGTLETLAHLGQIVDRPAGCHAKELAVVAGLDPSTVSRAVAALVADGLVERHPDPADRRASVLVLTETGRAALAAAQRWYGDLLDRALAGWRPEEIDNLTRALHRLTTDIHQALEDEPRIPDLEAAR
- a CDS encoding MDR family MFS transporter, whose translation is MSAPTATTTAQHAEPMSHRQILEALSGLLLVLFVALLSSTVVSTALPRIIGALHGSQTQYTWVVTATLLTATATTPIWGKLADLFNKKALVQISIVVFVLGSAVAGLSQSAGQLIAARAFQGIGVGGLQALVQVAIAAMIPPRERGRYNGYLGGVMALATVGGPLLGGLIVDTSWLGWRWCFFVGVPVAIVALIVLQATLHLPTIRRDNVKIDYLGASLIAAGVSVLLIWVSFVDNSFDWFSWQTAAMVGASLLLLALAVLVESRAAEPVVPLKIVRERTTALAILASVAVGMAMFGGAVFLGQYFQIGRGYSPTEAGLLTIPLMAGVLGASIVAGQLITRTGRIRPYIITGLVVLAAGFAMLGTIDHQTSLVYVGAGMFLVGVGVGMSMQNLVLAVQNTVALRDIGAASSTVAFFRSLGGAMGVSVLGAVLAHRVTDRITHDLSAAGIPADGSSGGGTLDLASLPAPIAQIVRSAYGDATGHIFLISAAIAVLGLLAALLFKPVTLRTSLDLPDATAAAGEAAGAVGGAPVPEPAPEPAAGSTPGSTPGSTPDEASDGVPGGAGTGVDGRAATGSAPRR